One window of the Rosa rugosa chromosome 3, drRosRugo1.1, whole genome shotgun sequence genome contains the following:
- the LOC133737211 gene encoding uncharacterized protein LOC133737211 yields the protein MFPKKYASGSEKRKRKKQQEDFISSQRGSLDKFFKKRGVYSDNQGENEVTEGVQDIGENENEVAERVEDIGENENEVAEGVEDIGEHEIDQTKNMEKTNVLESENIEINRVSEPLECTMPLNIYDLRVWDSLDGKMRDLLVEKGPIRETNIVFPKDNLNRGSSLDYFSQKMSNGELSDRKWLVYSKDLDKVFCFCCKVVRKAHSRSQLANEGINDWKHLGDKLKQHEKSREHLSNLRAWNELRVRLSTNQTIDKELQEQSRKIQSIGKKSWLG from the coding sequence ATGTTTCCTAAGAAATATGCTTCTGgtagtgaaaaaagaaaaagaaaaaaacagcaaGAAGATTTTATAAGCTCCCAAAGAGGTTCTTTAGATAAGTTTTTTAAGAAAAGAGGTGTTTATTCGGATAATCAAGGTGAAAATGAGGTAACTGAAGGAGTTCAAGATATAGGTGAGAACGAAAATGAGGTAGCGGAAAGAGTTGAAGATATaggtgaaaatgaaaatgaggtAGCCGAAGGAGTTGAAGATATAGGTGAACATGAAATTgatcaaacaaaaaatatgGAAAAAACAAATGTGCTTGAAAGTGAGAATATTGAAATAAATCGTGTGAGTGAACCTTTAGAATGTACAATGCCTTTGAATATATATGATCTTAGAGTTTGGGATAGTTTAGATGGAAAAATGAGAGATCTGCTTGTTGAAAAAGGTCCTATTAGAGAAACCAATATTGTTTTTCCTAAGGATAATCTAAATAGGGGGTCCTCTTTGGATTATTTTTCTCAAAAGATGAGTAATGGTGAACTTTCCGATAGAAAATGGTTGGTTTACTCAAAAGATTTGGATAaagtattttgtttttgttgtaaaGTTGTAAGAAAAGCTCATTCTAGGAGTCAATTAGCAAATGAAGGAATTAATGATTGGAAACATTTGGGGGATAAGCTTAAACAACATGAAAAGAGTCGTGAACACCTCTCTAACCTTAGAGCTTGGAATGAGCTACGAGTGAGATTGAGCACAAATCAAACAATTGATAAAGAATTACAAGAGCAATCAAGAAAGATACAGAGCATTGGAAAGAAGTCATGGTTAGGGTAA